The following are from one region of the Cyanobium gracile PCC 6307 genome:
- a CDS encoding Nit6803 family nitrilase — translation MPATVTVAAAQIRPVLFSLEGSVARVVAAMEEAAAAGAQLIVFPETFLPYYPYFSFVEPPVLMGKSHLKLYEQAVTVPGPSLGRIAAAARQLGLHVLLGINERDGGSLYNAQLLIDAAGELVLKRRKLTPTYHERMVWGQGDGAGLQVVPTALGRIGALACWEHYNPLARFSLMAQGEEIHCAQFPGSLVGPIFAEQTAVTLRHHALEAGCFVVSSTAWLEPEDIERITPDPVLQKACQGGCHTAVISPEGRYLAGPLPDGEGLAIAELDLSLITKRKRMMDSVGHYSRPDLLGLLIDRSPARQLHERPPEPGINGFEAAPGLPVLEELHHG, via the coding sequence ATGCCCGCCACGGTCACCGTCGCCGCCGCCCAGATCCGTCCGGTGCTTTTCAGCCTGGAGGGATCGGTGGCGCGGGTGGTCGCGGCCATGGAGGAGGCCGCCGCGGCCGGGGCCCAGCTGATCGTCTTCCCTGAGACGTTCCTGCCTTACTACCCCTACTTCTCCTTCGTGGAGCCGCCGGTGCTGATGGGCAAGTCGCACCTGAAGCTCTACGAGCAGGCGGTGACGGTGCCCGGCCCGTCCCTGGGCCGCATCGCCGCCGCCGCCCGCCAGCTCGGCCTGCACGTGCTGCTGGGCATCAACGAGCGCGACGGGGGCAGCCTCTACAACGCCCAGCTGCTGATCGATGCGGCCGGTGAGCTGGTGCTGAAGCGCCGCAAGCTCACCCCCACGTATCACGAGCGGATGGTGTGGGGCCAGGGGGACGGGGCCGGCCTCCAGGTGGTGCCCACCGCCCTCGGGCGCATCGGTGCCCTGGCCTGCTGGGAGCACTACAACCCCCTGGCCCGCTTCAGCCTGATGGCCCAGGGCGAGGAGATCCACTGCGCCCAGTTCCCCGGGTCGCTGGTGGGGCCGATCTTCGCCGAACAGACCGCCGTCACCCTGCGCCACCACGCCCTCGAGGCCGGCTGCTTCGTGGTGTCCTCCACCGCCTGGCTGGAGCCGGAAGACATCGAACGCATCACCCCGGACCCGGTGCTGCAGAAGGCCTGCCAGGGGGGCTGCCACACGGCGGTGATCAGCCCGGAGGGCCGCTACCTGGCCGGGCCGCTGCCCGATGGCGAGGGGCTGGCCATCGCCGAACTCGACCTGAGCCTGATCACCAAACGCAAACGCATGATGGACAGCGTCGGCCACTACAGCCGCCCGGATCTGCTGGGGCTGCTGATCGACCGCAGCCCCGCCCGCCAGCTGCATGAACGCCCCCCCGAGCCGGGGATCAACGGCTTCGAGGCGGCTCCGGGCCTGCCGGTGCTGGAGGAACTGCACCATGGCTGA
- the trmB gene encoding tRNA (guanosine(46)-N7)-methyltransferase TrmB → MRQHVNPLSRIHQLARPLPPLVELFADPSLPLHLDIGSARGRFLLAMAPLAPQRNHLGLEIRRTLVEAAEADRRRDGLTNLRFLYGNANVNLPEWLALLPAGQLELVTLQFPDPWFKLRHRKRRVLQPALLLAIAAALAPGRRLFLQSDVEALIAPMRQLVEASGAFELAGPEACGPTVNPLPVATEREAQVLAEDKPVHRSLYRRNSAPLPPLAELERHLDTRLEATGDGVDNRDDAAAD, encoded by the coding sequence GTGCGTCAGCACGTCAATCCCCTCAGCCGGATCCACCAGCTGGCGCGGCCCCTGCCGCCGCTGGTCGAGCTGTTCGCCGATCCCTCCCTGCCCCTCCACCTCGACATCGGCTCCGCCCGGGGCCGTTTCCTGCTGGCCATGGCCCCCCTGGCGCCGCAGCGCAACCACCTGGGCCTGGAGATCCGCCGGACCCTGGTGGAGGCCGCCGAGGCCGACCGCCGCCGGGACGGGCTCACCAACCTGCGCTTCCTCTACGGCAACGCCAACGTCAACCTGCCGGAGTGGCTGGCGCTGCTCCCGGCCGGGCAGCTGGAACTGGTCACGCTGCAGTTCCCTGACCCCTGGTTCAAGCTGCGCCACCGCAAACGCCGGGTGCTGCAGCCCGCCCTGCTGCTGGCGATCGCCGCGGCCCTGGCCCCCGGCCGCCGCCTGTTCCTGCAGAGCGATGTGGAGGCCCTGATCGCCCCGATGCGCCAGCTGGTGGAGGCCAGCGGCGCCTTCGAGCTGGCCGGGCCCGAGGCGTGCGGCCCCACGGTGAATCCCCTGCCGGTGGCCACCGAGCGCGAAGCCCAGGTGCTGGCCGAGGACAAGCCGGTGCACCGCAGCCTCTACCGCCGCAACAGCGCCCCGCTGCCGCCGCTGGCCGAGCTGGAACGCCATCTGGACACCCGCCTGGAAGCCACGGGCGACGGCGTCGATAATCGCGACGACGCCGCCGCGGATTGA
- a CDS encoding IctB family putative bicarbonate transporter, which translates to MVPAPAPVPLLLRWQGLLAGLPAGRLGAHLPLLAGWILCALLAGLPLVTRSGLSLLIAACALLWVVWALRTPPGRLGAINTWLLLVIAVAVVATGFSPVPKAALVGLVKLLSYLSVYALMRQLLAAAPVWWDRLVGALLAGELVTSVIGIRQLYEAPGALARWSDSNSVAEGTVRIYSTLENPNLLGGYLLPILPLAVVALLRWQGRGRRLFALACLVLGLVALVLTYSRGAWMGMVASLGVLALLLVLRQTRDWPPLWRRLFPLLLLAGATVVLVLLVTQVEPLRVRVMSLLAGREDSSNNFRLNVWTSALAMIQDRPWIGIGPGNSAFNLIYPLYQQPKFNALSAYSIPLELLVEAGIPGLLAGLGLLLSAVKVGLGQGRSSAPLALPCLAAVAVFAGLGVQGLTDTIFFRPEVQLIALFSLATLAAAASAAPAPCD; encoded by the coding sequence ATGGTGCCTGCCCCAGCTCCCGTGCCCCTGCTGCTGCGCTGGCAGGGGCTGCTGGCCGGCCTGCCCGCCGGCCGCCTCGGCGCCCACCTGCCCCTGCTGGCCGGCTGGATCCTCTGCGCTCTGCTGGCCGGCCTGCCCCTGGTCACCCGCTCCGGCCTCAGCCTGCTGATCGCCGCCTGCGCCCTGCTCTGGGTGGTCTGGGCCCTGCGCACCCCGCCGGGGCGCCTGGGGGCCATCAACACCTGGCTGCTGCTGGTGATCGCGGTGGCGGTGGTGGCCACCGGCTTCTCGCCGGTGCCGAAGGCCGCCCTGGTGGGGCTGGTCAAGCTGCTCAGCTACCTGAGCGTCTACGCCCTGATGCGCCAGCTGCTGGCGGCCGCGCCGGTGTGGTGGGACAGGCTGGTGGGCGCCCTGCTGGCCGGTGAACTGGTCACCAGCGTGATCGGCATCCGTCAGCTCTACGAGGCCCCCGGGGCCCTGGCCCGCTGGTCGGACAGCAACTCCGTCGCCGAAGGCACGGTGCGCATCTACAGCACCCTGGAGAACCCCAACCTGCTGGGGGGCTACCTGCTGCCGATCCTGCCCCTGGCCGTGGTGGCCCTGCTGCGCTGGCAGGGGCGGGGCCGGCGCCTGTTCGCCCTGGCCTGCCTGGTGCTGGGCCTGGTGGCCCTGGTGCTCACCTACAGCCGCGGCGCCTGGATGGGGATGGTGGCCTCCCTCGGCGTGCTGGCCCTGCTGCTGGTGCTGCGCCAGACCCGCGACTGGCCGCCCCTGTGGCGGCGCCTGTTCCCCCTGCTGCTGCTGGCCGGCGCCACCGTGGTGCTGGTCCTGCTGGTCACCCAGGTGGAGCCGCTGCGGGTGCGGGTGATGAGCCTGCTGGCGGGCCGGGAGGACAGCTCCAACAACTTCCGCCTGAACGTCTGGACCTCGGCCCTGGCGATGATCCAGGACCGTCCCTGGATCGGCATCGGCCCCGGCAACAGCGCCTTCAACCTCATCTATCCGCTGTACCAGCAGCCCAAGTTCAACGCCCTCAGCGCCTACTCGATCCCCCTGGAGCTGCTCGTCGAGGCCGGCATTCCGGGGCTGCTGGCGGGGTTGGGCCTGCTGCTGAGCGCCGTGAAGGTGGGCCTGGGCCAGGGGCGCAGCAGCGCCCCCCTGGCCCTGCCGTGCCTGGCGGCGGTGGCCGTGTTCGCCGGGCTGGGGGTGCAGGGCCTCACCGACACGATCTTCTTCCGGCCGGAGGTGCAGCTGATCGCCCTGTTCAGCCTCGCCACCCTCGCCGCGGCGGCCTCCGCGGCTCCCGCGCCATGCGACTGA
- a CDS encoding HupE/UreJ family protein, which translates to MTHFSRLRSWTLLGGAAALGFVLVGQPAQAHGLAHGGLGYGFLHPITGVDHLLLLIGVGAAASYVSGQLLLWGLAGAVLGGLAGAMGFTMPFAEVLAALAISAVALLTLNAHREGRSPGLAFGGGLVAAAVALHGALHGGEAPADASAFGWWAGALAASVLVSGGSFLLMRRLPLVWTARLALLLAVLGGALALVPLTAQAG; encoded by the coding sequence ATGACCCACTTTTCCCGCCTGCGCTCCTGGACCCTGCTGGGGGGCGCCGCCGCCCTCGGCTTCGTGCTCGTCGGCCAGCCGGCCCAGGCCCATGGCCTGGCCCACGGTGGCCTCGGCTACGGCTTCCTCCATCCGATCACCGGGGTGGACCACCTGCTGCTGCTGATCGGTGTCGGTGCCGCCGCTTCCTATGTGTCGGGCCAGCTGCTGCTCTGGGGCCTGGCCGGCGCGGTGCTGGGGGGCCTGGCCGGGGCCATGGGCTTCACGATGCCCTTCGCCGAGGTGCTCGCCGCCCTGGCCATCTCGGCGGTGGCCCTGCTGACCCTGAACGCCCACCGCGAGGGCCGCAGCCCCGGTCTGGCTTTCGGTGGGGGCCTGGTGGCCGCGGCGGTGGCCCTGCACGGAGCCCTGCACGGTGGTGAGGCCCCGGCCGATGCCTCGGCCTTCGGCTGGTGGGCCGGTGCCCTGGCCGCCTCGGTGCTGGTCAGCGGTGGTTCCTTCCTGCTGATGCGCCGCCTTCCCCTGGTCTGGACCGCCCGCCTGGCCCTGCTGCTGGCGGTGCTCGGCGGCGCCCTGGCCCTCGTTCCCCTGACCGCTCAGGCCGGCTGA
- a CDS encoding N-acetylglucosamine kinase, whose protein sequence is MRLIAGFDAGQTHTTCRLALVADGLAPGLGPVVGEGDGPGVCHLAAPEGPERFGAALRESLVRARAHLIDAGESAGTAVLVAAAVGASGIEQGTAVQEQGRALAAAALGLAPEGVVVTGDERTALLGAFPAGPGIVVISGTGTIAVGRDGRGREHRCAGWGWLLDGAGSAMDIGRDGLALSLRMADGRLAETPLRRALWQALDLDPDDPEAPQRLKALVVADGFGPAGFARLAPVLDRLAAGGDPQAIAVMERNAGALAAMAAGVARGLDLVGPAVCPMGGALIHLEQLRRPFGRSLDLALPGSRLVGAAGDACQGALALAAALVQGPQPA, encoded by the coding sequence ATGCGACTGATCGCCGGCTTCGACGCCGGTCAGACCCACACCACCTGCCGCCTGGCCCTGGTGGCCGATGGCCTCGCGCCGGGGTTGGGCCCGGTGGTCGGGGAAGGGGACGGCCCTGGCGTGTGCCACCTGGCCGCCCCGGAGGGACCCGAACGCTTCGGGGCCGCCCTGCGCGAGAGCCTGGTGCGGGCCCGGGCCCATCTCATCGACGCCGGCGAGTCCGCCGGCACGGCCGTGCTGGTGGCGGCCGCCGTGGGGGCCAGCGGCATCGAGCAGGGCACGGCGGTGCAGGAGCAGGGGCGGGCCCTGGCGGCCGCCGCCCTGGGGCTGGCCCCGGAGGGGGTGGTGGTCACCGGCGACGAGCGCACCGCCCTGCTCGGGGCGTTCCCTGCCGGCCCCGGCATCGTCGTGATCAGCGGCACCGGCACCATCGCCGTCGGCCGCGACGGCCGCGGCCGGGAGCACCGCTGCGCCGGCTGGGGCTGGCTGCTGGATGGGGCGGGCTCGGCGATGGATATCGGCCGGGACGGCCTGGCCTTGAGCCTGCGAATGGCCGATGGGCGCCTCGCCGAAACCCCCCTGCGGCGAGCCCTGTGGCAGGCCCTGGATCTGGACCCGGACGATCCGGAGGCTCCCCAGCGGCTCAAGGCGCTGGTGGTGGCCGACGGGTTCGGCCCCGCCGGCTTTGCCCGGCTGGCCCCGGTGCTCGACCGGCTGGCCGCCGGCGGCGATCCCCAGGCCATCGCCGTGATGGAGCGCAACGCCGGGGCGCTGGCGGCGATGGCGGCGGGGGTGGCCCGGGGCCTGGATCTGGTGGGGCCGGCGGTGTGCCCGATGGGCGGAGCGCTGATCCATCTGGAGCAGCTGCGGAGGCCCTTCGGCCGCAGCCTGGACCTGGCACTGCCGGGCAGCCGGCTGGTGGGGGCCGCCGGCGATGCCTGCCAGGGGGCCCTGGCGCTGGCGGCGGCCCTTGTGCAGGGGCCTCAGCCGGCCTGA
- a CDS encoding MSMEG_0569 family flavin-dependent oxidoreductase, translated as MPGLAVARGSESVQRHPVVVVGGGQAGLSVAHCLQKRGVRPLVLERHRIGHAWGRQRWESFCLVTPNWQCRLPDFPYDGDDPEGFMGREEIVRYVQRFADHIQVPVREGVAVNRLEARGTGFLLSTDEGAIEAEQVVVATGGYHRPQRHPLAARLPEAILQIDARDYDSPATLPAGPVLVVGSGQSGCQIAEDLHLAGRRVHLSVGSAPRSPRRYRGRDVVDWLDRMGYYAMPIDQHADPRAVRGKTNHYLTGRDGGREIDLRRRALEGMVLHGRLAELGHDRIQFAGDLAANLDGADAVHSRICRSIDDHIAAEGLDAPEEAPYVPCWTPPPGPPEPLDLAAEPLAAVIWCTGYRPDFSWVEVPVFDGAGHPVHERGLTRVPGLYFLGLPWLHTWGSARFCGVADDAEYLAEAIRLRASHRAASQERLECTALLGT; from the coding sequence GTGCCGGGGTTGGCTGTGGCAAGGGGTTCGGAGTCGGTGCAGCGGCACCCGGTGGTGGTGGTGGGCGGCGGCCAGGCGGGCCTGTCGGTCGCCCACTGCCTGCAGAAGCGGGGGGTGCGACCCCTGGTGCTGGAGCGCCACCGCATCGGCCATGCCTGGGGCCGCCAGCGCTGGGAGTCCTTCTGCCTGGTCACCCCCAACTGGCAGTGCCGCCTGCCCGACTTCCCCTACGACGGCGACGACCCCGAGGGTTTCATGGGCCGGGAGGAGATCGTCCGCTACGTGCAGCGCTTCGCCGACCACATCCAGGTGCCCGTGCGCGAGGGCGTGGCGGTGAACCGCCTGGAGGCGAGGGGCACGGGCTTCCTGCTGTCCACCGATGAGGGCGCCATCGAGGCGGAGCAGGTGGTGGTGGCCACCGGCGGCTACCACCGCCCGCAGCGCCACCCCCTGGCCGCCCGCCTGCCGGAGGCGATCCTGCAGATCGATGCCCGCGACTACGACAGCCCCGCCACGCTCCCCGCCGGACCGGTGCTGGTGGTGGGCAGCGGCCAGTCGGGCTGCCAGATCGCCGAAGACCTGCACCTGGCCGGCCGCCGGGTGCACCTGAGCGTCGGCAGCGCCCCCCGCTCCCCCCGCCGCTACCGCGGCCGCGACGTGGTCGACTGGCTCGATCGCATGGGCTACTACGCCATGCCGATCGACCAGCACGCCGATCCCAGGGCGGTGCGGGGCAAGACCAACCACTACCTCACCGGCCGCGATGGCGGCCGGGAGATCGACCTGCGCCGCCGCGCCCTTGAGGGGATGGTGCTGCACGGCCGCCTGGCCGAACTGGGCCACGACCGCATCCAGTTCGCCGGCGATCTGGCCGCCAACCTCGACGGGGCCGATGCCGTGCACAGCCGCATCTGCCGCAGCATCGACGACCACATCGCCGCCGAGGGCCTCGACGCCCCCGAGGAAGCGCCCTACGTCCCCTGCTGGACGCCGCCCCCCGGTCCGCCGGAGCCCCTCGACCTGGCGGCCGAGCCGCTGGCGGCGGTGATCTGGTGCACGGGCTACCGGCCCGATTTCTCCTGGGTGGAGGTGCCCGTGTTCGACGGCGCCGGCCATCCGGTCCACGAGCGGGGCCTCACCCGGGTGCCGGGCCTTTACTTCCTGGGCCTGCCGTGGCTCCACACCTGGGGCTCGGCCCGGTTCTGCGGCGTCGCCGACGACGCCGAGTACCTGGCGGAGGCGATCCGCCTGCGGGCCTCGCACCGGGCCGCCAGCCAGGAGCGGCTGGAGTGCACCGCCCTGCTGGGCACCTGA
- a CDS encoding VOC family protein, giving the protein MARPVTDLRRTEVLYGEGLGLTRLDHFDNHDGFDGVMLGEPGGAYHFEFTYCRTHPVAPSPTPEDLLVFFIPDRQDWLNRCETMLAAGFTAVASLNPYWERDGRTFEDHDGYRIVLQGAPWEG; this is encoded by the coding sequence TTGGCCCGTCCCGTGACGGATCTACGCCGCACGGAGGTGCTGTACGGCGAGGGCCTGGGGCTCACACGTCTCGACCATTTCGACAATCACGACGGCTTCGACGGGGTGATGCTGGGAGAGCCGGGCGGGGCGTATCACTTTGAATTCACGTACTGCCGAACCCATCCCGTCGCTCCATCGCCCACCCCGGAAGACTTGCTGGTGTTCTTTATTCCGGACAGGCAGGACTGGCTGAACCGCTGTGAAACCATGCTGGCGGCGGGATTCACGGCCGTGGCCTCCCTCAATCCCTACTGGGAGAGGGACGGGCGCACCTTTGAAGATCACGACGGCTATCGGATCGTGCTGCAGGGCGCGCCCTGGGAGGGGTGA
- a CDS encoding FIST signal transduction protein: protein MGSLPSFPWLQRRPGGPWCRTALGRDASLQEAVNQVFEQLRGAGEADLALVFASASYASDLPRLLPLLQQKLNAAHWLGCVGGGVVGTDTAGVPHEIEHQPALAVTLLRLPGARLRPFAIDTTSLPDLDGPAEPWRERVGAELEEGQSMLLLLDPTGTAINDLISGLDYAYPNITKVGGIAGPHSAAHGSLIFGTGGSGGGSAGSDGDPADTVRTGAVGCVIEGAWRLDPLVAQGCRPIGPVLEVEQAQRNVVIEVSCGSTRNSPVAALQSILTDLTPAEREQVKHSLFLGVGRSDFSLPTADLTPVPEAPGSFLVRNLIGVDPRNGAVAVGERMRVGQKVQFQLRDADASRDESRQLLAGQARRRSEPLAAFLFACLGRGEGLYGEADGDVSLCREVFGTVPIAGLFCNGEIGPVGGTTHLHGYTASWGFLVPNDPPGGTAAPL from the coding sequence ATGGGTTCCCTCCCCTCCTTTCCCTGGCTGCAGCGTCGTCCCGGCGGCCCCTGGTGCCGCACCGCCCTCGGCCGGGATGCCTCGCTCCAGGAAGCCGTCAACCAGGTGTTCGAGCAGCTCCGGGGTGCCGGTGAGGCCGACCTGGCCCTGGTGTTCGCCTCCGCCAGCTACGCCAGCGACCTGCCCCGCCTCCTGCCCCTGCTGCAGCAGAAGCTCAACGCCGCCCACTGGCTGGGCTGTGTCGGCGGCGGCGTGGTGGGCACCGACACGGCGGGGGTCCCCCATGAGATCGAGCACCAGCCGGCCCTGGCCGTCACCCTGCTGCGGTTGCCCGGCGCCCGTCTGCGCCCCTTCGCCATCGACACCACCTCCCTGCCCGACCTCGATGGTCCGGCCGAGCCCTGGCGCGAGCGGGTGGGGGCCGAGCTGGAGGAGGGCCAGTCGATGCTGCTGCTGCTCGATCCCACCGGCACCGCCATCAACGACCTGATCAGCGGCCTCGATTACGCCTACCCGAACATCACCAAGGTGGGGGGCATCGCCGGCCCCCACAGCGCCGCCCACGGCTCGCTGATCTTCGGCACGGGTGGCAGTGGCGGTGGCAGCGCCGGCAGCGACGGCGACCCCGCCGACACGGTCCGCACCGGTGCGGTGGGCTGTGTGATCGAGGGGGCCTGGCGGCTCGATCCGCTGGTGGCCCAGGGCTGCCGGCCCATCGGCCCGGTGCTGGAGGTGGAGCAGGCCCAGCGCAACGTGGTCATCGAGGTGAGCTGCGGCAGCACCCGCAACAGCCCCGTGGCCGCCCTGCAGTCGATCCTCACCGACCTCACCCCCGCCGAGCGGGAGCAGGTGAAGCATTCCCTGTTCCTCGGCGTCGGCCGCAGCGACTTCAGCCTCCCCACCGCCGACCTCACCCCCGTTCCGGAGGCTCCCGGCTCCTTCCTGGTGCGCAACCTCATCGGCGTCGACCCCCGCAACGGGGCGGTGGCGGTGGGCGAGCGCATGCGGGTGGGCCAGAAGGTGCAGTTCCAGCTCCGCGATGCCGATGCCTCCCGCGACGAATCCCGCCAGTTGCTGGCCGGCCAGGCCCGGCGCCGCAGCGAGCCCCTGGCCGCCTTCCTGTTCGCCTGCCTGGGGCGCGGCGAAGGCCTCTACGGCGAGGCCGACGGTGACGTGAGCCTCTGCCGGGAAGTGTTCGGCACCGTGCCGATCGCCGGCCTGTTCTGCAACGGCGAGATCGGCCCGGTGGGCGGCACCACCCATCTGCACGGCTACACCGCCAGCTGGGGCTTCCTGGTGCCCAACGATCCGCCCGGGGGCACCGCCGCGCCGCTCTGA
- a CDS encoding HupE/UreJ family protein — protein MNLPSLAKRRGVLPIALIALCAVPLLLAAPASAHHLMDLTGMKPGVLTGLLSGLAHPILGPDHLLFLLAIGLVGIVQPFRWVLALLGCGLVGNALGLALPGFPWIEPLVALSVALTGLVLARRLPPAVLVPAFLLHGYALSGAVLGWEPTPIGFYLVGLLVSQSLLLAVALTAVRRWRRRASSGAVNITAGLLMGIGLAFTWSALVA, from the coding sequence ATGAACCTGCCTTCCCTGGCCAAGCGGCGCGGCGTCCTGCCCATCGCTCTGATCGCTCTGTGCGCCGTTCCCCTGCTGCTGGCCGCCCCGGCCTCGGCGCACCACCTGATGGACCTCACCGGCATGAAGCCCGGTGTCCTCACCGGCCTGCTGAGCGGACTGGCCCACCCGATCCTGGGCCCCGACCACCTGCTGTTCCTGCTGGCCATCGGCCTGGTGGGCATCGTCCAGCCGTTCCGCTGGGTGCTGGCCCTGCTGGGCTGCGGGCTGGTGGGCAATGCCCTGGGGCTGGCCCTGCCGGGCTTCCCCTGGATCGAGCCGCTGGTGGCCCTCTCGGTGGCTCTGACGGGCCTGGTGCTGGCGCGGCGCCTGCCCCCGGCCGTGCTGGTGCCCGCCTTCCTGCTGCACGGCTACGCCCTCAGCGGCGCCGTCCTCGGCTGGGAACCGACCCCGATCGGCTTCTATCTGGTGGGACTGCTGGTGAGCCAGAGCCTGCTGCTGGCGGTGGCCCTCACGGCCGTGCGGCGCTGGCGCCGCAGAGCCTCCAGCGGTGCTGTCAACATCACCGCCGGTCTGCTGATGGGCATCGGCCTGGCCTTCACCTGGTCGGCCCTGGTGGCCTGA
- a CDS encoding DUF3177 family protein: MPEQLYRSLVWLDVRLGMLFAVGLPLVLLVWAALRKEQALVRLMGLYWKVASLQLIALLLLTDNRPAGFLLLVLAPLLVVAALWFWVDLNEELADMPPWRALPLTLRIWRWSLTLLSLGGASLAVTALPCMGGAGLRLCRAWLEAPVGLHGVVARVFAFVFGGEWTPGVAAFVGYAALVAYAVGLLQWLVVRLPRLGRVAGEF, encoded by the coding sequence GTGCCGGAACAGCTCTATCGCTCCCTGGTCTGGCTCGACGTGCGGCTGGGGATGCTGTTCGCCGTCGGGCTGCCGCTGGTGCTGCTCGTCTGGGCCGCCCTGCGCAAGGAGCAGGCCCTGGTGCGGCTGATGGGCCTCTACTGGAAGGTGGCCAGCCTGCAGCTGATCGCCCTGCTGCTGCTCACCGACAACCGCCCCGCCGGCTTCCTGCTGCTGGTGCTGGCGCCGCTGCTGGTGGTGGCGGCCCTGTGGTTCTGGGTGGATCTCAACGAGGAACTGGCCGACATGCCCCCCTGGCGGGCCCTGCCGCTCACCCTGCGGATCTGGCGCTGGAGCCTGACGCTGCTGTCGCTGGGCGGGGCGAGCCTGGCGGTGACCGCCCTGCCCTGCATGGGCGGCGCCGGTCTGCGCCTCTGCCGGGCCTGGCTGGAGGCGCCTGTGGGGTTGCACGGCGTGGTGGCAAGGGTGTTCGCCTTCGTGTTCGGCGGCGAGTGGACCCCGGGGGTGGCCGCCTTCGTGGGCTACGCCGCGCTGGTGGCCTACGCGGTGGGGCTGCTGCAGTGGCTGGTGGTGCGCCTGCCGCGCCTGGGCCGGGTGGCCGGCGAGTTCTGA
- a CDS encoding MSMEG_0572/Sll0783 family nitrogen starvation response protein has product MPQVSRPANQTGDFLVDYEEKVFPDVKAEPGEKALVTFHTVAFEGSIGLVNLLQASRLINKGFETSILLYGPGVTLGLQRGFPKLGDAAFDGHLNFGARIQKFMDQGGKVYACRFALQALYGHGEGALIPGIIPVNPLDVLDIVLLHRKEGAFILDTWTL; this is encoded by the coding sequence ATGCCCCAGGTCAGCCGTCCCGCCAACCAGACGGGGGACTTCCTCGTCGACTACGAGGAGAAGGTCTTTCCCGATGTCAAGGCCGAACCTGGTGAGAAGGCCCTGGTCACCTTCCACACCGTGGCCTTCGAGGGCTCCATCGGCCTGGTGAACCTGCTGCAGGCCAGCCGCCTGATCAACAAGGGCTTCGAGACTTCGATCCTGCTCTACGGCCCCGGCGTGACCCTGGGGCTGCAGCGGGGCTTCCCCAAGCTGGGCGACGCCGCCTTCGACGGCCACCTCAACTTCGGCGCCCGCATCCAGAAGTTCATGGACCAGGGCGGCAAGGTCTACGCCTGCCGCTTCGCCCTCCAGGCCCTCTACGGCCACGGCGAAGGCGCCCTGATCCCCGGAATCATCCCGGTCAACCCCCTCGACGTGCTCGACATCGTGCTGCTGCACCGCAAGGAAGGCGCCTTCATCCTCGATACCTGGACCCTCTGA
- a CDS encoding aldo/keto reductase has product MKTLPFDDGAAMPMLGLGTWNAPPGEVGAAVTAALQLGYRHIDGAAIYGNEAEIGEALAAAIRSGLVRREDLWITSKLWNNAHAPEDVAPALERTLADLQLDHLDLYLIHWPVAFRPGVVMPESAEDLVSLETLPIAATWAAMEAAVERGLCRHIGVSNFGMATLYSLLGQARIRPAMNQVELHPYLQQKGLFAFCEAHGVHLTGYSPLGTPGLPPQMRPPGQPVLLEDPTITAIATRRGLTPAQVVLGWALQRGTAVIPKSVSPARLAENLAAAEGELAPEDMEAIDGLDRSHRFIDGSFWVKEGGPYTLESLWA; this is encoded by the coding sequence TTGAAGACACTCCCCTTCGACGACGGCGCTGCCATGCCGATGCTCGGCCTGGGCACCTGGAACGCCCCTCCGGGCGAGGTGGGCGCCGCGGTGACGGCGGCGCTGCAGCTGGGCTACCGCCACATCGATGGCGCCGCCATCTATGGCAATGAGGCCGAGATCGGCGAGGCCCTGGCCGCGGCGATCCGCTCGGGCCTGGTGCGGCGGGAGGATCTCTGGATTACCTCCAAGCTCTGGAACAACGCCCATGCCCCCGAGGACGTGGCCCCGGCCCTGGAGCGCACCCTGGCCGATCTGCAGCTCGACCACCTCGATCTGTATCTGATCCACTGGCCCGTGGCCTTCCGGCCGGGCGTGGTGATGCCCGAGAGCGCCGAGGATCTGGTGTCGCTTGAGACCCTGCCGATCGCGGCCACCTGGGCGGCGATGGAAGCAGCCGTGGAGCGGGGCCTTTGCCGCCACATCGGCGTGAGCAACTTCGGCATGGCCACCCTCTACAGCCTGCTGGGGCAGGCGCGCATCCGGCCGGCCATGAACCAGGTGGAGCTCCACCCCTACCTGCAGCAGAAGGGGCTGTTCGCCTTCTGCGAGGCCCACGGCGTGCACCTCACGGGCTATTCGCCGCTGGGGACCCCGGGCCTGCCCCCCCAGATGCGGCCCCCCGGCCAGCCGGTGCTGCTGGAGGACCCCACGATCACGGCGATCGCGACACGGCGGGGCTTGACGCCGGCCCAGGTGGTGCTGGGCTGGGCGCTGCAACGGGGCACCGCCGTGATTCCCAAGTCGGTGTCGCCGGCGCGCCTGGCCGAGAACCTCGCCGCCGCCGAGGGCGAGTTGGCCCCTGAAGACATGGAGGCGATCGACGGGCTCGACCGCAGCCATCGCTTCATCGACGGCTCCTTCTGGGTGAAGGAGGGCGGCCCCTACACCCTGGAGTCGCTCTGGGCCTGA